One window from the genome of Oceanisphaera sp. IT1-181 encodes:
- a CDS encoding ACT domain-containing protein — protein sequence MNPILIDDEFVFCTVPGSLAQYLELAPVASFVEAEGLTLVVSKAAALKADLSFDSSFRQITLTVHSSLAAVGLTAAVSTQLASKGISANVIAAFYHDHIFVPAASAEAALSAIQELSA from the coding sequence ATGAACCCAATACTGATTGATGATGAGTTTGTATTCTGCACCGTGCCAGGCAGTTTGGCTCAGTATTTGGAGTTAGCCCCAGTGGCGAGCTTTGTTGAAGCTGAAGGACTCACGCTGGTGGTTAGCAAAGCTGCTGCGCTAAAAGCGGATTTAAGCTTTGACAGCTCGTTTCGCCAAATTACGCTCACGGTGCACTCCAGTTTAGCTGCGGTGGGGCTAACGGCTGCGGTATCTACCCAACTCGCATCTAAGGGCATCAGTGCCAATGTGATAGCGGCCTTTTATCACGATCATATCTTTGTTCCCGCCGCGAGCGCAGAGGCGGCGTTGTCAGCAATCCAAGAGCTCAGCGCCTAG
- a CDS encoding heme-binding protein yields the protein MASEEAKFTVLLKYGSFEVREYAPHVVAKTWVEGEFSNIGRQAFGRLFKYISGHNHYLQKIPMTSPVVQQAENQHSESQPVNGIWQVSFMMPAGSRLDTLPVPKDHHVLLQPVSAQKMAAVRYSGSWSEQAYLEHKQSLQAWLQTQVYQTTGEAMWARYNPPFTLWFLRRNEVLIPITRLCE from the coding sequence ATGGCCAGCGAAGAAGCTAAGTTTACCGTGCTGCTCAAATATGGCAGTTTTGAGGTACGCGAGTATGCACCGCATGTGGTGGCAAAAACATGGGTTGAGGGCGAATTCAGTAATATCGGCAGGCAAGCCTTTGGCCGCTTATTTAAGTATATTTCTGGCCATAATCACTACTTGCAAAAAATTCCCATGACCTCGCCAGTGGTCCAGCAAGCAGAAAACCAGCACTCAGAAAGCCAGCCAGTAAATGGCATTTGGCAGGTGAGCTTTATGATGCCTGCGGGTTCGCGCCTCGACACTTTGCCAGTACCGAAAGATCATCACGTTCTCTTACAGCCAGTCTCGGCACAAAAAATGGCTGCGGTGCGCTATTCGGGCTCTTGGTCTGAACAAGCCTATCTTGAGCATAAACAGTCGTTACAAGCATGGTTGCAAACGCAAGTCTACCAAACAACGGGTGAGGCCATGTGGGCCCGTTATAACCCACCTTTTACGCTGTGGTTTTTGCGCCGCAACGAAGTGTTAATCCCCATTACTCGACTCTGTGAATAA
- a CDS encoding YcgN family cysteine cluster protein, with protein MREKFWERYKLAELNTKEWEALCDGCGQCCLVRHVDEHQVTVFNISCELLDVSSSRCSDYEHRLSKVPHCHPLTAENVAEYSWLPDSCAYRRLHKGEPLASWHPLLAGSRQKMQQLGITVSPTALPSSQVPRHQRNHYIIKTKNL; from the coding sequence GTGCGGGAAAAGTTTTGGGAGCGCTATAAGCTAGCTGAATTAAACACTAAAGAATGGGAAGCCTTATGCGATGGCTGCGGTCAGTGCTGCTTAGTGCGCCACGTGGATGAGCATCAAGTGACTGTCTTTAATATCAGCTGTGAATTGTTGGATGTCAGCAGCAGTCGTTGCAGTGATTATGAGCATCGCCTTAGCAAAGTGCCCCACTGTCATCCGCTAACCGCAGAAAATGTTGCTGAATATAGTTGGCTACCCGACTCCTGCGCCTATCGCCGCCTGCATAAAGGCGAGCCATTAGCGAGTTGGCATCCGTTATTGGCAGGCTCGCGTCAAAAAATGCAGCAACTTGGCATTACCGTTAGCCCCACGGCGCTGCCCAGTTCACAGGTGCCCAGACACCAACGCAATCACTACATTATTAAAACGAAAAATCTGTAA
- a CDS encoding cupin domain-containing protein, whose product MHNMFENIPADLTHEHFLDLLNTPNVRIERILSKGHSSPEQGWYDQEQDEWVLVLQGEGSLVFADGQVVTLNVGDFLHIPAHTLHKVTHPKPDDLTVWLAIFFQHADSS is encoded by the coding sequence ATGCACAATATGTTCGAAAATATCCCGGCCGATTTAACTCACGAGCACTTTTTAGACTTGCTCAATACACCAAATGTACGCATTGAGCGGATCCTGTCTAAAGGGCATAGCTCACCTGAGCAGGGTTGGTATGACCAAGAGCAAGATGAGTGGGTGTTGGTGCTGCAAGGCGAGGGCAGTTTAGTGTTTGCCGATGGCCAAGTTGTGACGCTTAACGTCGGCGATTTTTTGCATATTCCTGCTCATACCTTGCATAAAGTTACCCATCCTAAGCCTGATGATCTTACCGTGTGGCTGGCTATTTTCTTTCAACATGCCGATAGTTCTTAG
- a CDS encoding vWA domain-containing protein, with product MKLICSWLLSTSIALSSSLAWAEGKTMIVLDASGSMWGQINGQPKLQIARDALAIVLGDVPADMELGLIPYGHREKGNCNDIEVVVKPAAGTGPAINLAAANMKFLGKTPLSAAVLKAAEELAYTEEKATVILITDGLENCQADPCAVGAELAKQGIDFTAHVVGFDLTDAQGKQVACLAENTGGRYFAATNADELRDALLNTVVVTPEKTAEVAPLVLPEASLDPDKSVAIGADITVSWTGPNGEHDYIDLVPLDYKKTHGELAYTYTKAGSPLTVRAAGKPGAYQVRYLWRGVDNQRHVLATETLELTDTDVALIAPDNVQAGGSIPIQWKGPAHKDDYLDLVPDGVTRTSGELAYVYVTAESEPELELRAPTKPGVYHIRYILKGSDKKRVLHSIPITVLPAQASVSAPKQVTAGSILPIFWTGPAGKDDYVDIVASDHKRIGGEITYFYTRDSADGESHELKVPTKAGDYLVRYILRGAGADSVLAKQPFSVTAAEAKVSVPLSVAAGSVIAVDWAGPAGKDDYVDIVPSDHKRIGGELTYFYTRDAVDDEPSELKAPSKAGEYQVRYILRGSGSGVVLAKQAFSVTKPDATVAVSRSVLAGSTLDVTWTGPAGHDDYVDIVAIDHKRIGGELAYFYTRDAVDDEPGQLKAPAKAGEYQVRYILRGSGSGVVLAKQAFTVVDN from the coding sequence ATGAAATTAATATGCAGTTGGCTGTTATCCACGTCAATCGCACTCTCCAGCAGCCTAGCTTGGGCAGAGGGTAAAACCATGATAGTGCTGGATGCGTCTGGCTCTATGTGGGGCCAAATTAACGGCCAGCCTAAGTTGCAGATTGCCCGTGATGCTTTGGCCATCGTGCTCGGTGATGTGCCTGCTGATATGGAATTGGGCTTAATCCCCTACGGCCACCGAGAAAAAGGCAACTGTAACGATATTGAAGTGGTAGTCAAGCCTGCTGCAGGAACGGGGCCGGCCATTAATCTGGCTGCGGCTAACATGAAGTTTCTTGGTAAAACACCCTTGTCTGCGGCGGTGCTCAAAGCGGCAGAAGAGCTAGCTTACACCGAAGAAAAAGCCACCGTGATCTTGATTACCGATGGCCTAGAAAATTGCCAAGCCGACCCCTGTGCCGTGGGCGCCGAGTTAGCCAAGCAAGGCATTGATTTTACCGCACACGTGGTGGGATTTGATTTAACCGATGCCCAAGGTAAGCAGGTGGCGTGTTTAGCAGAAAATACCGGTGGTCGATATTTCGCTGCCACTAATGCAGATGAGCTACGCGATGCACTGTTAAATACCGTCGTGGTCACGCCCGAAAAAACAGCCGAGGTAGCGCCGCTGGTATTACCGGAGGCAAGCTTGGATCCTGATAAGAGCGTGGCCATAGGGGCAGATATCACTGTGAGTTGGACAGGGCCCAATGGCGAGCATGATTATATTGACTTGGTGCCACTGGATTATAAAAAGACCCACGGTGAACTGGCATATACCTATACCAAAGCAGGCTCGCCGCTCACCGTGCGCGCGGCGGGTAAACCGGGCGCTTATCAAGTGCGCTATCTTTGGCGGGGCGTTGATAATCAACGCCATGTGTTGGCAACCGAAACCCTTGAGCTTACCGATACGGATGTGGCCTTAATTGCGCCAGATAACGTGCAAGCCGGTGGCAGTATTCCTATCCAATGGAAGGGGCCTGCGCATAAAGATGATTACCTCGATTTGGTACCGGATGGTGTCACGCGCACCAGCGGTGAGCTTGCTTATGTGTATGTTACCGCTGAATCTGAGCCAGAGCTTGAGTTACGCGCGCCTACCAAACCTGGCGTTTATCACATTCGCTATATCCTCAAAGGCTCAGATAAAAAACGGGTCTTGCACAGTATTCCCATTACCGTGCTGCCCGCCCAGGCGAGCGTCTCGGCGCCGAAGCAGGTAACTGCGGGCTCGATATTGCCGATTTTTTGGACCGGGCCTGCCGGTAAAGATGACTATGTAGATATAGTCGCGAGTGATCATAAGCGTATAGGCGGCGAGATCACCTATTTTTATACCCGAGACTCAGCAGATGGTGAGTCTCATGAGCTTAAGGTGCCGACCAAAGCGGGTGATTATTTAGTGCGTTATATCTTGCGCGGTGCGGGTGCCGACAGTGTGTTGGCCAAGCAACCCTTTAGTGTGACAGCCGCTGAGGCCAAAGTGTCAGTGCCCTTAAGCGTGGCCGCAGGCTCAGTCATAGCCGTGGACTGGGCCGGGCCCGCCGGTAAAGATGACTATGTAGACATAGTACCGAGCGATCATAAGCGTATAGGCGGGGAGCTGACGTATTTTTATACGCGGGATGCAGTAGATGATGAGCCGAGTGAGCTTAAGGCGCCGTCTAAAGCCGGAGAGTATCAAGTGCGCTATATTTTGCGTGGCTCCGGCAGCGGCGTGGTACTGGCCAAACAAGCTTTTAGCGTTACTAAGCCAGACGCGACTGTGGCCGTATCCCGCAGTGTACTTGCGGGTTCTACTCTTGACGTGACATGGACCGGCCCTGCTGGCCATGACGATTATGTAGATATAGTGGCCATTGACCATAAACGCATTGGCGGAGAATTGGCGTATTTTTATACACGAGATGCGGTGGATGATGAGCCGGGCCAGCTTAAAGCCCCAGCTAAAGCGGGAGAGTACCAAGTGCGTTATATCTTACGCGGATCCGGCAGTGGTGTGGTACTGGCCAAGCAAGCGTTTACGGTGGTAGATAACTGA
- a CDS encoding nucleoside deaminase, producing MNTTALLNKDTASTDAVLRAIAHMPTASLEVLMDNEFARSLTDADFMRIAVFLAQKSLLEGGCPIGAVIVNNATKQIVGKGHNTLVQDNHPYNHGETAAIKDAGRLDFSQTTLYTSLSPCVVCATLLYMRGFSRVVVGDMTNASGTETVLQEKGVKVEVLEDADGVAQYARFRQENPEQDLEDWQGLSAVPHLP from the coding sequence ATGAACACCACCGCTTTGCTTAATAAAGACACAGCTAGTACAGATGCCGTATTAAGGGCCATCGCGCATATGCCCACCGCCAGTCTTGAAGTCTTAATGGATAACGAGTTTGCGCGCAGCTTAACTGATGCAGACTTTATGCGCATTGCCGTGTTTTTGGCACAAAAAAGCCTGCTGGAAGGCGGCTGCCCAATAGGTGCGGTAATAGTCAATAATGCGACCAAGCAGATAGTTGGCAAAGGGCACAATACCTTGGTGCAAGACAACCACCCCTATAACCACGGTGAAACGGCCGCGATCAAAGATGCGGGGCGCCTCGATTTTAGCCAGACTACGCTCTACACCAGCCTAAGCCCTTGTGTGGTGTGTGCGACCTTGCTTTATATGCGTGGCTTTAGCCGCGTGGTGGTGGGCGACATGACCAATGCCTCGGGTACGGAAACCGTGTTGCAAGAAAAAGGCGTGAAAGTAGAGGTATTAGAAGACGCTGACGGGGTGGCCCAATACGCGCGCTTTCGCCAAGAGAATCCCGAGCAAGACTTAGAAGACTGGCAAGGGCTGAGTGCGGTGCCACACCTTCCTTAG
- a CDS encoding class I SAM-dependent methyltransferase: MSANALYTDLSGYYDLMCLDIDYRAQSSSINRLQQIFGNGGNTHLDLACGTGPHVRHFIDFGYQSNGLDLNQPMLDIAQLRCPEAQFSLQNMSEFKIAEPVDLITCFLYSIHYNDGINKLKQCIASVHSALKTQGVFCFNVVDKHKIDNELFVSHTATQDTSVFTFRSGWHYPGTGDKQSLQLSIGKTTGEEAQVWHNEHPMVAVSFDELTALLTPYFEVHIFEHDYEKIVPWDRSSGNAIFSCIKI, encoded by the coding sequence ATGTCCGCCAACGCACTCTATACCGACTTGTCAGGTTATTACGATTTAATGTGTCTCGATATCGATTATCGGGCACAAAGCAGCAGCATTAATCGGCTGCAGCAAATTTTTGGCAACGGGGGTAACACCCATCTGGATTTAGCTTGTGGTACGGGCCCACACGTGCGGCATTTCATTGATTTTGGTTATCAAAGCAATGGTCTTGACCTTAACCAACCTATGTTAGATATCGCACAACTGCGCTGCCCTGAAGCACAATTTTCTTTGCAAAACATGAGTGAGTTTAAGATTGCGGAGCCGGTAGACCTGATTACCTGCTTCTTATATTCCATTCATTACAACGATGGTATTAATAAACTCAAACAATGCATAGCCAGTGTACATAGCGCGTTAAAAACACAGGGCGTATTCTGCTTTAACGTGGTCGACAAGCACAAAATTGATAACGAACTCTTTGTAAGTCACACAGCAACCCAAGACACCAGTGTCTTTACGTTTCGTTCGGGGTGGCATTATCCCGGAACTGGCGACAAACAATCACTGCAGCTTAGCATTGGCAAAACCACCGGCGAAGAAGCGCAAGTGTGGCATAACGAGCACCCCATGGTAGCCGTGAGCTTCGATGAGCTAACCGCACTATTAACGCCATACTTCGAGGTTCATATTTTTGAGCATGATTATGAAAAAATAGTGCCGTGGGATAGGTCTTCTGGCAATGCTATTTTTAGCTGTATAAAGATTTAA
- a CDS encoding DUF3297 family protein gives MNDTTSLPALPDRLSGNPRSPHHVAEIFEHNIGIRINGKERTDVEEYCISEGWVKISSSKALDRRGQPLLITLKGTVEAYYL, from the coding sequence ATGAACGACACTACCTCGCTCCCCGCTTTACCGGATCGTCTTTCGGGTAACCCTCGTAGCCCACACCATGTGGCAGAGATTTTTGAGCACAACATCGGTATTCGGATCAACGGCAAAGAGCGTACGGATGTCGAAGAATATTGCATCAGTGAAGGCTGGGTCAAAATATCTTCGTCTAAAGCATTAGACCGTCGCGGCCAACCTTTGTTGATAACGTTAAAAGGCACGGTTGAAGCTTATTATCTTTAA
- a CDS encoding ribonuclease Z yields MELLFLGTSAGTPTKSRNVTGLALRKVDAKPWILVDCGEATQHRILRAPISLHRLQAICITHLHGDHCYGLPGLLASASLMGRTAPLTIIGPKELPEWLRITLQLTQVTLGYELDFIDVASLTAPVALDDFLVSAIPLSHRVACFAYQFVETVVLRKLDKAKLLADDIESGEVWGQLLRGETATLPDGRIINGERSSDEYLLPTRPPYTVIIAGDNDNPALLAHCAQSAQLLVHEATYTQDIADKVGAEAQHSSAKMIAEFAQAVALPNLILTHFSPRYRNGGKGHTINEIEQEARQYYSGTLFLAQDLALYHLDNSGKLSKRDASG; encoded by the coding sequence ATGGAGTTACTGTTTCTGGGTACGTCTGCGGGCACGCCCACTAAAAGCCGTAATGTAACAGGGTTGGCGTTAAGAAAGGTCGACGCTAAACCTTGGATATTAGTGGATTGCGGGGAAGCGACGCAGCATCGTATTCTGCGTGCACCTATATCATTACATCGCTTACAAGCAATTTGTATTACCCATTTACATGGCGATCACTGCTACGGCTTGCCGGGGTTGTTGGCCAGTGCCAGCCTAATGGGGCGCACGGCACCACTCACCATTATTGGGCCTAAAGAGTTACCAGAATGGTTGCGAATTACGCTGCAGCTTACTCAGGTTACCTTGGGTTATGAGCTGGATTTTATTGATGTGGCCAGTTTAACGGCCCCAGTGGCGCTGGACGATTTTTTGGTTTCAGCGATACCACTGTCGCATCGGGTGGCGTGCTTTGCTTATCAGTTTGTAGAAACGGTTGTGTTGCGCAAACTTGATAAGGCTAAGTTATTGGCGGACGACATTGAATCAGGCGAGGTCTGGGGGCAGTTGCTGCGCGGTGAAACCGCCACTTTGCCTGATGGGCGCATTATTAACGGTGAGCGTAGTAGTGATGAATATCTGTTGCCGACACGCCCCCCCTATACAGTGATTATTGCTGGCGATAATGATAATCCCGCTTTGCTGGCACACTGCGCACAATCGGCGCAGCTGCTGGTTCATGAAGCCACCTATACCCAAGATATTGCCGATAAAGTGGGCGCCGAAGCGCAGCATAGCTCGGCGAAAATGATTGCCGAATTTGCCCAAGCGGTGGCCTTGCCTAACTTAATACTCACGCACTTTAGCCCTCGTTATAGAAATGGCGGTAAAGGACATACCATTAATGAAATCGAGCAAGAAGCGAGGCAGTACTACAGCGGCACCTTGTTTTTGGCTCAAGATCTCGCGCTGTATCACTTGGATAATTCAGGCAAGCTGAGTAAACGCGACGCTAGCGGCTAG
- the ggt gene encoding gamma-glutamyltransferase produces the protein MKKDFRPALATALLLSCFQLYAAPAVSTGHGGAVATVSEQASQAALQILDKGGNAIDAAVAAAATLGVTDPFSCGIGGGGFMLIYSAKDDKVISIDHRETAPAYFNPSVFLADGVALEWEAAVPNGISVGVPGTVLGWQEALTRYGTMNFEQLLAPAIKVANDGFAVSENFHRISQINEKKFARFESAKKLYLTDGKAHAVGTHFSNPDLANTYRLLTKGGAKAFYEGDIAQEIVAAVNQPPVTEGTQVLSGKMSLNDLKDYEVRIRQPIHSTYRGYDVYGMAPPSSGGIAIAQALNMLETFDLANLPRAEVEHLYLQASRLAFADRNAYVADSEYTDVPTLGLLSKDYAKHRAKLMSGQALNKSEPGDPFVYQEDPSVPLRPASATLSPETLHTTHLAVSDREGNVVAYTFTIEDWGGSGIVVPGRGFLLNNEMTDFDFSAPHPNVAEAFKRPRSSMSPTIVLKDNKPAFTIGSPGGSTIITTVLQTMVNHIDLGMSLSEAVDAPRLSQRNGDTTLVETMLAFPNSEQAKALAAKGHKFTETDQIGAANGIVFNADGTVTAVSESKRHGVGTALVQKQ, from the coding sequence ATGAAAAAGGACTTTCGACCCGCCCTCGCAACGGCTTTGTTACTCAGTTGTTTTCAGTTATATGCCGCCCCCGCCGTGAGTACCGGCCATGGCGGTGCTGTGGCCACCGTATCGGAACAAGCCAGCCAGGCCGCACTGCAGATTTTAGATAAAGGTGGCAACGCCATCGATGCAGCAGTGGCAGCAGCCGCCACACTGGGCGTTACCGACCCCTTTAGTTGCGGCATCGGCGGTGGCGGCTTTATGCTGATTTACTCCGCTAAAGACGACAAGGTGATCAGCATCGATCACCGAGAAACCGCGCCCGCCTACTTTAACCCTTCGGTATTTTTAGCCGATGGTGTGGCGCTGGAATGGGAAGCAGCAGTGCCCAATGGCATTTCAGTGGGCGTGCCCGGCACAGTATTAGGCTGGCAAGAAGCCCTCACTCGCTATGGCACCATGAATTTTGAGCAGCTATTAGCACCCGCCATCAAGGTGGCCAACGACGGCTTTGCCGTCAGCGAAAACTTTCACCGCATCAGCCAAATTAACGAGAAAAAATTTGCTCGCTTTGAGAGCGCCAAAAAGCTGTATTTAACTGACGGTAAAGCCCATGCCGTTGGCACCCACTTCAGTAACCCAGACTTAGCCAATACTTATCGACTACTGACCAAGGGCGGCGCTAAGGCATTTTATGAAGGGGATATAGCCCAAGAGATAGTAGCCGCCGTTAATCAACCGCCGGTGACCGAGGGTACGCAAGTGCTCTCAGGCAAAATGAGCTTGAACGATCTTAAAGATTACGAAGTGCGGATCCGCCAACCCATTCACTCCACCTACCGCGGTTATGATGTGTACGGTATGGCGCCGCCCTCCAGTGGGGGTATTGCCATCGCCCAAGCGCTTAATATGCTGGAGACCTTTGATTTAGCTAACCTGCCACGGGCAGAGGTGGAGCACTTATATTTACAAGCCTCTCGCCTCGCCTTTGCGGATCGCAATGCGTATGTCGCCGACAGTGAATATACGGATGTACCTACCCTAGGTTTGCTGTCTAAAGACTATGCCAAGCACCGCGCCAAGTTGATGAGCGGTCAAGCGCTGAACAAGAGCGAGCCCGGGGATCCTTTTGTGTATCAAGAAGACCCCTCTGTGCCACTGCGCCCAGCGAGCGCCACTTTAAGCCCAGAGACCTTGCATACCACACACTTAGCTGTTTCAGACCGCGAGGGTAATGTGGTGGCCTATACCTTTACCATCGAAGATTGGGGTGGCAGCGGCATAGTGGTGCCCGGACGCGGCTTCTTGCTGAATAACGAGATGACCGACTTTGACTTTAGTGCGCCCCACCCTAACGTGGCAGAAGCCTTTAAGCGCCCTCGCTCCAGCATGAGCCCCACTATAGTGCTGAAAGACAACAAACCCGCCTTTACCATCGGCTCACCCGGTGGCTCCACTATTATCACTACCGTGCTGCAAACCATGGTCAATCACATTGATTTAGGCATGTCACTGAGTGAAGCCGTAGACGCGCCGCGCTTAAGCCAGCGCAATGGCGACACTACTTTGGTAGAAACTATGTTGGCCTTTCCTAATAGCGAGCAAGCCAAGGCGCTAGCAGCCAAGGGCCATAAATTTACCGAGACCGACCAAATAGGCGCCGCCAATGGCATCGTCTTTAACGCTGACGGTACTGTAACCGCAGTCAGTGAGTCTAAGCGCCACGGCGTGGGTACGGCGCTGGTCCAGAAACAGTAA
- a CDS encoding DUF6172 family protein, with protein sequence MKKTFALAHPKLPLARRVDSIKHEIKKYLKRERNKTLPSGMNYWAFDCRFGASAETATDVFPSEINKHIDTVVAQELPEFYVEILARACKHDPRSIATSADDQA encoded by the coding sequence ATGAAAAAGACATTCGCTTTAGCTCACCCTAAATTACCACTTGCGCGCAGGGTAGACTCTATTAAGCATGAAATAAAAAAATACCTTAAGAGAGAGCGTAACAAGACCCTGCCTAGCGGCATGAACTACTGGGCGTTTGATTGCCGTTTTGGTGCATCAGCTGAGACTGCGACTGATGTTTTCCCTTCTGAAATCAATAAGCACATTGATACAGTAGTGGCGCAAGAGTTGCCTGAGTTCTATGTAGAGATACTGGCCAGAGCCTGTAAGCATGACCCTCGCTCGATTGCGACCTCTGCGGATGACCAAGCGTAA
- a CDS encoding PA4780 family RIO1-like protein kinase, giving the protein MKTPKRLQPLVEEGLIDEVISRLMSGKEADVFVVRCGEHIRCAKVYKDAIKRSFKKAAQYQEGRQVRSGREARAMAKRSKFGREQEEKIWQNAEVDALSRLARAGVRVPETFGCIDGVLLMELVTDDTGDVAPRLNDVSMSQEQAMEDHGVMMHYIKLMLCEGIIHGDLSEFNVLVDAYGPVVIDLPQAVNAAANNSAKAMFLRDVNNMRRYYGDFVPALMHTQYGKEMWALYEEGNLTPNSTLSGEFEDSGDDADVGSVLDEINAAMEEEFERRDRVRDAEQGD; this is encoded by the coding sequence GTGAAGACACCCAAACGCCTACAACCTCTCGTTGAAGAGGGGTTGATCGATGAAGTTATTAGCCGCCTCATGAGCGGCAAAGAAGCCGATGTGTTCGTGGTCCGCTGTGGTGAGCATATTCGCTGTGCGAAAGTGTATAAAGATGCGATAAAGCGCAGCTTTAAAAAAGCGGCGCAATACCAAGAAGGGCGCCAAGTGCGCAGCGGCCGTGAAGCCCGCGCTATGGCCAAGCGTTCAAAATTTGGCCGTGAGCAAGAAGAAAAGATTTGGCAAAATGCCGAAGTGGATGCGCTGTCTCGTTTAGCCCGCGCCGGTGTGCGCGTACCTGAAACCTTTGGCTGCATCGATGGCGTCTTGCTGATGGAGCTGGTGACCGACGACACCGGCGATGTGGCACCACGGCTTAATGACGTGAGCATGTCACAAGAGCAAGCGATGGAAGATCACGGCGTTATGATGCACTACATCAAGCTAATGCTGTGTGAGGGCATTATTCACGGTGATTTGTCAGAATTTAATGTGCTGGTGGATGCCTATGGTCCGGTAGTCATTGACTTACCCCAGGCGGTGAATGCGGCCGCCAATAACAGTGCCAAAGCCATGTTTTTGCGGGATGTGAATAACATGCGCCGCTATTACGGAGACTTTGTACCCGCCTTAATGCATACCCAATATGGCAAAGAGATGTGGGCGCTGTATGAAGAGGGTAATTTAACGCCTAACTCAACGCTGAGTGGCGAATTTGAAGACTCAGGTGATGATGCGGACGTGGGCTCAGTGCTTGATGAAATCAATGCGGCCATGGAAGAGGAGTTTGAGCGCCGTGATCGGGTACGAGACGCTGAACAAGGCGACTAG
- a CDS encoding phosphate-starvation-inducible protein PsiE, protein MKQSQANRWRSNIHQHAESTGNLLVEIFHYLALFAIGGMTAWAGTLAALDMLAKGSASIDDILLLFIYLELGAMVGIYFKTNHMPVRFLIYVAITALTRMMISDISHHDAPDMGVVYISGAILLLAIAVLVVRYASARFPGVKPAIPSQQVSAESHEGTER, encoded by the coding sequence ATGAAACAAAGCCAAGCGAATAGATGGCGCAGCAATATACACCAGCATGCCGAGTCAACAGGCAACCTCTTGGTTGAAATTTTTCACTATCTGGCGCTATTTGCCATCGGCGGCATGACAGCATGGGCCGGTACGCTGGCCGCTCTCGATATGCTGGCTAAAGGATCCGCCTCCATCGATGATATTTTATTACTGTTTATCTATCTTGAGTTAGGCGCCATGGTAGGCATTTACTTTAAAACCAACCATATGCCAGTGCGTTTTTTGATTTACGTGGCCATTACCGCCTTAACAAGAATGATGATTTCAGATATTTCACACCACGATGCCCCCGATATGGGTGTGGTATATATCTCTGGCGCTATTTTATTATTAGCCATCGCCGTGCTCGTGGTGCGTTATGCATCAGCACGCTTCCCAGGGGTTAAGCCCGCCATCCCTAGCCAACAGGTAAGTGCAGAAAGCCATGAAGGCACTGAGCGTTAA